Proteins from a single region of Streptomyces vinaceus:
- a CDS encoding SDR family oxidoreductase: MRIVIAGGHGRIALRLERLLAARGYEVAGIIRDPEQGDDLREAGAEPVLCDLESASVEHVAGILQGAYAAVFAAGAGPGSGVARKDTVDRGAAVLFSDASERAGVRRFLMVSSMGADAYHEGDDVFDFYLRAKGEADDHVRTRLGLEWTVLRPGALTDDPGSGRVRLEARTGRGTVARDDVAAVLAELVETPATAGLTLELVEGSTPVAVAVKAVAGN, from the coding sequence ATGCGCATCGTCATCGCGGGTGGACACGGTCGGATCGCGCTGCGGCTGGAGCGACTGCTCGCCGCGCGCGGGTACGAGGTCGCGGGCATCATCCGCGACCCGGAGCAGGGCGACGACCTGCGGGAGGCGGGCGCCGAACCGGTGCTCTGCGACCTGGAGTCCGCCTCGGTCGAGCACGTGGCGGGCATCCTGCAGGGCGCGTACGCGGCGGTGTTCGCGGCCGGCGCGGGCCCCGGCAGCGGTGTGGCCCGCAAGGACACCGTGGACCGGGGCGCGGCGGTGCTGTTCTCGGACGCGTCCGAACGGGCGGGTGTACGGCGCTTCCTGATGGTCTCTTCGATGGGCGCGGACGCGTACCACGAGGGCGATGACGTCTTCGACTTCTACCTGCGGGCGAAGGGCGAGGCGGACGACCACGTACGGACCCGGCTGGGCCTGGAGTGGACGGTCCTGCGGCCCGGCGCGCTGACCGACGACCCCGGGAGCGGGCGGGTGCGGCTGGAGGCGCGGACGGGCCGCGGGACGGTGGCGCGCGACGACGTGGCCGCCGTGCTGGCGGAGCTGGTCGAAACCCCGGCGACGGCCGGTCTGACGCTGGAGCTGGTCGAGGGATCGACCCCCGTCGCGGTGGCCGTCAAGGCCGTCGCGGGCAACTGA
- a CDS encoding DUF3574 domain-containing protein → MNFISDTRGRVGGGMLLALLGAGIPALVGAALHSHVGQPYQETTLYFGTERPGGRTPVAEQEFMDFLDREVTPAFPEGLTLLDGHGQWQRAGQVIHETSYEVVLLYPEKEAEDRSVRIERIRQAYQDQYQQDSVGRSDDKVTAEF, encoded by the coding sequence GTGAACTTCATTTCTGACACGCGCGGGAGGGTCGGCGGCGGCATGCTGCTCGCCCTCCTCGGAGCCGGGATCCCCGCCCTGGTCGGGGCGGCACTGCACAGCCACGTGGGCCAGCCCTACCAGGAGACCACGCTCTATTTCGGCACCGAACGCCCCGGCGGCCGGACCCCCGTCGCGGAGCAGGAGTTCATGGACTTCCTGGACCGGGAGGTCACCCCGGCCTTCCCCGAGGGGCTCACCCTCCTGGACGGGCACGGCCAGTGGCAGCGCGCCGGGCAGGTCATCCACGAGACCTCGTACGAGGTGGTGCTCCTCTACCCGGAGAAGGAGGCCGAGGACCGCAGTGTCCGCATCGAGCGGATCCGGCAGGCCTACCAGGACCAGTACCAGCAGGACTCCGTCGGGCGCTCCGACGACAAGGTGACCGCCGAGTTCTGA
- a CDS encoding YajQ family cyclic di-GMP-binding protein — protein sequence MADSSFDIVSKVERQEVDNALNQAAKELSQRYDFKGTGATIAWSGDKILMEAVSEERVKAVLDVFETKLVKRGISLKALDAGEPQLSGKEYKIFASIEEGISQENAKKVAKIIRDEGPKGVKAQVQGEELRVSSKSRDDLQAVQALLKGKELDFAIQFVNYR from the coding sequence ATGGCCGACTCCAGTTTCGACATCGTCTCGAAGGTCGAGCGGCAGGAGGTCGACAACGCCCTCAACCAGGCCGCCAAGGAACTCTCGCAGCGCTACGACTTCAAGGGCACCGGCGCCACCATCGCCTGGTCGGGCGACAAGATCCTGATGGAGGCGGTCTCCGAGGAGCGTGTCAAGGCCGTCCTCGACGTGTTCGAGACCAAGCTGGTCAAGCGCGGGATCTCGCTGAAGGCGCTCGACGCCGGCGAGCCGCAGCTGTCCGGCAAGGAGTACAAGATCTTCGCCTCGATCGAGGAGGGCATCTCCCAGGAGAACGCCAAGAAGGTCGCCAAGATCATCCGGGACGAGGGCCCCAAGGGCGTCAAGGCCCAGGTCCAGGGCGAGGAGCTGCGCGTCAGCTCCAAGAGCCGTGACGACCTCCAGGCCGTCCAGGCGCTCCTCAAGGGCAAGGAGCTCGACTTCGCGATCCAGTTCGTGAACTACCGCTGA
- a CDS encoding SulP family inorganic anion transporter, protein MPGVGTFREDFGASVVVALVALPLCVGVAVASGVPAELGIVTGVVGGLVTGWFRGSSLQVSGPAAGLTVLVYEAVHTHGPRALGVLVLAAGVLQLCMGALRLGRWFRAISVAVVHGMLAGIGLVLIAGQLYALGGVPAPGATLEKLAAVPALAAEADWAAVGLGAGTVAILVAWRRMPDRLRIVPGALVGVAAATAATVMLGLPVEKVTVTGLLGSIAPPGWADFGLLASAGALGTVIALALIASAETLFSAAAVDRMHDGPPTHYDRELMAQGVGNTVCGLLGALPMTAVIVRSAANVEAGARTRASRVMHGGWLLLFAVALPQLLRIVPLAALAGVLLHAGWKLLPARAVAGLWRTHRGEAVVLVTTAAAIVATNLFEGVLIGLGLAVVKAAWETSQVHIEEVWEGEELRVQVLGSASFLRLPKLLDELDALPAGHPVRLDLSGLRHLDHACLTALHGWERNRTP, encoded by the coding sequence ATGCCTGGGGTCGGAACGTTTCGCGAAGACTTCGGGGCGTCCGTCGTGGTCGCGCTCGTCGCACTGCCGCTCTGCGTGGGGGTCGCCGTCGCCTCCGGCGTGCCCGCGGAGCTGGGGATCGTGACCGGGGTGGTGGGCGGACTGGTCACCGGCTGGTTCCGGGGCAGCTCGCTCCAGGTGAGCGGACCGGCGGCCGGGCTCACCGTGCTCGTCTACGAGGCGGTGCACACGCACGGCCCCCGCGCGCTGGGCGTCCTGGTCCTGGCCGCCGGGGTGCTCCAGCTGTGCATGGGGGCGCTGCGGCTCGGGCGGTGGTTCCGGGCGATCTCCGTCGCCGTCGTGCACGGGATGCTCGCCGGGATCGGGCTGGTGCTGATCGCGGGGCAGCTGTACGCCCTGGGCGGCGTACCGGCGCCCGGCGCGACCCTGGAGAAGCTGGCCGCGGTGCCGGCGCTCGCCGCGGAGGCCGACTGGGCGGCCGTGGGGCTCGGGGCGGGGACCGTCGCGATCCTCGTGGCCTGGCGCCGGATGCCGGACCGGCTGCGGATCGTGCCGGGCGCCCTGGTCGGGGTGGCGGCCGCGACCGCCGCCACGGTGATGCTGGGCCTGCCCGTCGAGAAGGTGACCGTGACCGGCCTACTGGGGTCCATCGCCCCGCCGGGCTGGGCGGACTTCGGGCTGCTGGCCTCCGCCGGGGCCCTGGGCACCGTGATCGCCCTGGCGCTGATCGCCTCCGCCGAGACCCTGTTCAGCGCGGCCGCCGTCGACCGGATGCACGACGGGCCGCCGACCCACTACGACCGCGAGCTCATGGCCCAGGGCGTCGGCAACACCGTCTGCGGGCTGCTCGGGGCGCTCCCGATGACCGCCGTGATCGTGCGCAGCGCGGCCAACGTGGAGGCCGGGGCCCGCACCCGGGCCTCCCGGGTGATGCACGGCGGCTGGCTGCTGCTGTTCGCGGTCGCGCTCCCCCAGCTGCTGCGGATCGTGCCGCTCGCCGCGCTGGCCGGGGTGCTGCTGCACGCCGGATGGAAGCTGCTGCCGGCCCGCGCCGTCGCCGGCCTGTGGCGGACGCACCGGGGCGAGGCGGTGGTGCTGGTGACGACGGCCGCCGCGATCGTGGCCACCAACCTCTTCGAGGGCGTGCTGATCGGGCTGGGCCTCGCCGTGGTCAAGGCGGCCTGGGAGACCTCCCAGGTGCACATCGAGGAGGTCTGGGAAGGCGAGGAGCTCCGTGTCCAGGTGCTGGGGAGCGCCAGCTTCCTGCGGCTGCCGAAGCTGCTCGACGAGCTGGACGCCCTGCCGGCCGGACACCCCGTACGCCTCGACCTGAGCGGGCTGCGCCACCTCGATCACGCCTGCCTGACGGCCCTCCACGGCTGGGAACGGAACCGGACCCCCTGA
- a CDS encoding APC family permease, producing MDNELKRTLGVADAVVVGLGAMVGAGIFAALAPAAGAAGPAGGALLAALAVAALIAYCNAHSSARLAARYPASGGTYVYGRERLGPFWGYLAGWGFVVGKTASCAAMALTVGAYVWPGQQHAVAVAAVVALTAASYGGVQKSARIARVIVAAVLAVLAGVVVVCLTSGAAEAGRLGAPAGVGAGGLLQAAGLLFFAFAGYARITTLGEEVRDPQRTIPRAVPLALGLALLVYAAVTVAALSVLGAGGLAASPAPLADAVRAAGLPAAAPVVRVGAALAALGSLLALVLGVSRTTLAMARDGHLPRALAAVHSRRRVPHHAELAVGAVVSVLAATTDLRGAIGFSSFGVLAYYAIANASAWTLDSGVKGRAVAAVGLSGCVVLACALPAAAVLAGAAVLALGAVAYGVRGRLRRGI from the coding sequence GTGGACAACGAACTCAAGCGCACGCTGGGGGTGGCCGACGCCGTCGTCGTCGGGCTGGGCGCCATGGTCGGGGCGGGCATCTTCGCCGCCCTCGCGCCGGCGGCGGGCGCGGCGGGGCCGGCGGGCGGCGCGCTGCTCGCGGCCCTGGCGGTGGCGGCCCTGATCGCCTACTGCAACGCGCACTCCTCGGCGCGGCTGGCCGCCCGGTACCCGGCTTCCGGGGGGACCTACGTCTACGGGCGGGAGCGGCTCGGCCCGTTCTGGGGATACCTGGCCGGCTGGGGGTTCGTCGTGGGCAAGACGGCCTCCTGCGCGGCGATGGCGCTCACCGTGGGGGCGTACGTGTGGCCCGGGCAGCAGCACGCCGTGGCCGTGGCGGCCGTGGTGGCGCTGACCGCCGCGAGCTACGGCGGCGTGCAGAAGTCCGCCCGGATCGCCCGGGTGATCGTGGCGGCGGTACTGGCCGTGCTGGCCGGGGTCGTGGTGGTGTGCCTGACCTCCGGCGCGGCGGAGGCGGGACGGCTCGGCGCTCCGGCCGGGGTCGGCGCCGGCGGGCTGCTGCAGGCGGCCGGGCTGCTGTTCTTCGCCTTCGCGGGGTACGCCCGGATCACCACCCTGGGCGAGGAGGTGCGCGATCCGCAGCGCACGATCCCCCGGGCGGTGCCCCTGGCCCTGGGGCTCGCCCTGCTCGTGTACGCCGCGGTGACGGTGGCCGCGCTGTCGGTGCTGGGCGCCGGCGGCCTCGCGGCTTCGCCGGCCCCGCTGGCGGATGCGGTACGGGCGGCCGGGCTGCCCGCAGCGGCCCCCGTGGTCCGGGTCGGGGCGGCCCTGGCGGCGCTGGGCTCGCTGCTGGCCCTGGTGCTCGGGGTGTCGCGGACCACCCTGGCGATGGCCCGGGACGGCCATCTCCCCCGCGCGCTGGCCGCCGTACATTCCCGGCGCCGGGTGCCGCACCATGCGGAGCTCGCCGTGGGCGCGGTGGTCTCGGTGCTCGCGGCGACCACCGATCTGCGGGGCGCGATCGGCTTCTCGTCCTTCGGGGTGCTGGCCTACTACGCGATCGCGAACGCTTCGGCGTGGACGCTCGATTCAGGTGTCAAGGGCCGGGCCGTGGCAGCGGTCGGGCTGTCCGGCTGTGTCGTACTGGCCTGTGCGCTGCCGGCCGCCGCGGTCCTCGCGGGGGCGGCGGTACTGGCACTGGGCGCGGTGGCCTACGGGGTCCGCGGCCGGCTCAGACGCGGGATCTGA
- a CDS encoding SMI1/KNR4 family protein — protein sequence MDETEQLLEQVARRVRGFGPEGGTLVPGPLPAPLDPDAVRRAEGILGFALTPLLAGLYTRIADGGFGPEYGLLPLEAAVRQYTAMRASDWGWPEGVLPITDYGCAMLGCVDCRSETAQVLLFEPNPGDPDLAWYADSPALADWLRGWLDGTAWFCDDSEGADLEMAPWAEFRSRV from the coding sequence ATGGACGAGACCGAGCAGTTGCTGGAGCAAGTCGCCCGACGCGTACGCGGCTTCGGGCCCGAGGGCGGCACCTTGGTGCCCGGGCCGCTGCCGGCCCCCCTGGACCCGGACGCGGTGCGCCGGGCCGAGGGCATACTCGGCTTCGCCCTGACCCCGCTCCTGGCCGGTCTCTACACCCGGATCGCGGACGGCGGGTTCGGCCCGGAGTACGGACTGCTCCCGCTGGAGGCCGCGGTCAGGCAGTACACCGCGATGCGCGCCTCGGACTGGGGCTGGCCCGAGGGCGTCCTGCCGATCACCGACTACGGCTGCGCCATGCTGGGATGCGTGGACTGCCGCTCCGAGACCGCCCAGGTCCTGCTGTTCGAGCCGAACCCGGGCGATCCCGACCTCGCCTGGTACGCCGACTCGCCCGCGCTGGCCGACTGGCTGCGCGGCTGGCTCGACGGCACGGCCTGGTTCTGCGACGACTCGGAGGGCGCGGATCTGGAAATGGCCCCCTGGGCGGAGTTCAGATCCCGCGTCTGA
- a CDS encoding glycosyltransferase family 2 protein, which translates to MSAARPATTLSVIVPMYNEEEALPALVGRLRPVLDDTGVPYEVLAVDDGSTDRTAELLEKFRTDWPELRIVRLRGNSGHQAALRAGLHSSVGAYVASIDADLQDPPEKIPEMLDLARSENLDIVYGVRSDRSTDTGFKRRTAGAYYWLMRRMVGKQVPAQAGDFRLLSREAVEALKSLPDQHQVYRLLVPWLGFPSGQVTYRRGERVAGETKYPLSKMIRLAVDGITNFSAAPLRLATWLGVISFVTCFVMIAWTLVVFLLGKTVPGWSSLFVAMLFLGGVQLICVGLLGEYIGRIYTAVQRRPTYFIGYDSARDEDIRKGPGSSGN; encoded by the coding sequence GTGTCGGCTGCGCGCCCGGCCACGACCCTCTCGGTCATCGTGCCGATGTACAACGAGGAAGAGGCCCTTCCCGCCCTGGTGGGCCGTCTTCGGCCGGTGCTCGACGACACCGGCGTCCCGTACGAGGTGCTCGCCGTCGACGACGGGAGCACCGACCGGACCGCCGAACTCCTGGAGAAGTTCCGTACGGACTGGCCCGAGCTCCGCATCGTCCGGCTGCGCGGGAACTCCGGCCACCAGGCCGCCCTGCGCGCCGGACTCCACAGCTCCGTCGGGGCGTACGTGGCCAGCATCGACGCCGACCTCCAGGACCCGCCGGAGAAAATACCGGAGATGCTGGACCTGGCCCGGTCCGAGAACCTCGACATCGTCTACGGCGTCCGCTCCGACCGCAGCACCGACACCGGCTTCAAGCGCCGCACCGCCGGCGCGTACTACTGGCTGATGCGCCGCATGGTCGGCAAGCAGGTGCCCGCGCAGGCCGGGGACTTCCGGCTGCTCAGCCGCGAGGCGGTGGAGGCCCTCAAGTCCCTGCCCGACCAGCACCAGGTCTACCGACTGCTGGTGCCGTGGCTCGGTTTCCCGAGCGGGCAGGTGACGTACCGCCGCGGCGAGCGGGTGGCGGGCGAGACCAAGTACCCGCTGAGCAAGATGATCCGCCTCGCCGTGGACGGCATCACCAACTTCTCGGCCGCGCCGCTGAGGCTGGCGACCTGGCTCGGCGTCATCAGCTTCGTCACCTGCTTCGTGATGATCGCCTGGACGCTGGTGGTCTTCCTGCTCGGCAAGACCGTGCCCGGCTGGAGCTCGCTGTTCGTCGCCATGCTGTTCCTGGGCGGCGTCCAGCTGATCTGCGTGGGGCTGCTCGGCGAGTACATCGGCCGGATCTACACCGCGGTGCAGCGCCGGCCCACGTACTTCATCGGATACGACTCGGCCCGCGACGAAGACATCCGCAAGGGGCCCGGGTCCAGCGGGAACTGA